One genomic segment of Pedobacter endophyticus includes these proteins:
- a CDS encoding TetR/AcrR family transcriptional regulator: MEAEKIKETVKKAAKELFRKYGYHKTSVNEIAKKARIAKATIYKYFESKEQVLDSILMDYLDQNLYEILHNKVSYASEEEHLKALVMKTSRLSFTACNEFIGWDFVRENANSQEFLKHLSDQLEALLLSAYLQLDNFKNNPARREGLAFLLKASKSIVFSFAFTSVSDADVRKNFVSFQKEILPFLVKAAL; the protein is encoded by the coding sequence ATGGAAGCTGAAAAAATAAAAGAAACAGTAAAGAAGGCTGCCAAAGAACTTTTTAGAAAGTACGGTTATCATAAAACCAGCGTAAACGAAATTGCCAAAAAAGCCAGGATTGCGAAAGCAACGATTTATAAATATTTCGAAAGCAAAGAGCAGGTTTTGGATAGCATTTTGATGGATTATCTGGATCAAAACTTGTACGAAATTCTCCATAACAAGGTAAGTTACGCCTCTGAGGAAGAACATTTAAAAGCATTGGTAATGAAAACGAGTCGTTTATCGTTTACGGCCTGCAATGAATTTATCGGCTGGGATTTTGTTCGCGAAAATGCAAATTCGCAAGAGTTTTTAAAGCACCTTTCCGATCAGCTCGAAGCCCTGCTTTTGTCAGCATACCTGCAATTAGATAACTTTAAGAATAATCCGGCAAGGAGAGAAGGTTTGGCATTTTTATTAAAGGCCAGCAAGAGCATCGTTTTTTCGTTTGCCTTTACCTCTGTAAGCGACGCCGACGTTCGAAAGAATTTCGTTAGTTTTCAAAAGGAAATTTTGCCTTTTTTGGTAAAAGCCGCACTATAA
- a CDS encoding alpha/beta fold hydrolase yields the protein MANSSNGELKPKGSYVAVNGLNMYCEIYGEGKPLILIHGGGSTIQTSFGAVIPQLAEHRQIIAVELQAHGRTGDRNADLSFEQDADDVAMLVEKLKINKADFFGFSNGATTTLQIAIRHPHIVDRIILGSPLAKRNGVPAQFWDFMNQAKIENMPAQLKEAYKKVSPDANGLQIMHDRDVKRMVNFKDIPDEKIKSIQAPTLIIIGDKDVITPEHALEMHRMISNSQLAIIPGAHGEYIGEITTLKPNYKQTDFVVPMIEKFLDQE from the coding sequence ATGGCAAATTCTTCAAACGGTGAGTTGAAACCAAAAGGCAGCTATGTAGCGGTTAACGGGCTAAATATGTACTGCGAAATTTATGGCGAGGGCAAGCCGCTGATCCTGATTCATGGCGGTGGCTCTACCATTCAAACCAGCTTCGGAGCAGTAATACCGCAGCTGGCCGAGCACAGGCAAATTATAGCGGTTGAATTGCAGGCGCATGGCCGTACAGGGGATAGAAATGCAGATTTATCGTTTGAGCAAGATGCAGATGACGTGGCGATGCTCGTCGAAAAACTAAAAATAAACAAGGCAGATTTTTTCGGATTTAGCAATGGCGCCACCACAACTTTGCAAATAGCCATTCGTCACCCCCACATCGTTGACCGGATAATTTTAGGCTCACCTCTCGCTAAACGCAATGGCGTTCCCGCCCAGTTTTGGGATTTTATGAACCAGGCAAAAATCGAAAATATGCCTGCACAACTTAAAGAAGCTTATAAAAAAGTATCTCCAGATGCCAATGGGCTGCAGATCATGCACGATCGTGACGTCAAGAGAATGGTAAATTTCAAGGATATTCCTGACGAAAAAATAAAAAGCATTCAGGCACCCACCTTAATCATTATTGGCGATAAAGATGTGATCACTCCCGAACATGCACTGGAAATGCATCGGATGATCTCAAATTCGCAACTCGCAATAATTCCCGGTGCGCACGGCGAATACATTGGTGAGATTACAACGCTTAAGCCCAATTACAAACAAACGGATTTTGTAGTGCCGATGATTGAGAAATTTCTCGATCAGGAATAG
- a CDS encoding DUF5686 and carboxypeptidase regulatory-like domain-containing protein gives MTKICALIILCCLSNFAFAQHHTVSGIIKDVNGQPVPFASVYLKNTTTGTSANVDGKYAIKVDKKECTLIFRAIGFKQQEHIVKLTENLSLNVTLTSENYTLDNVTIRANAEDPAYEIIRQAIKKRKAHLNEVKAFTCDVYIKGVQRLKGAPKKFFGQDIQKILELDTNRRGIIYLSESQSKFSFRRPNDIHEEMISSKVAGRNNAFSFNKASDLIVNFYDNYLLENTLSSRGFISPIADNALFYYRYKLLGESQENGELVHKIQVIPRRENDPVFRGVIYIMDNNWRIYNTDLFLTEKAGINFIDTLNINQEFTKVKDVYMPTTVNYQFSGNVLGFKIAGHYVGVYSNYEIEPKFPKNFFSGEILKITELVNKKDSIYWTNNRPIPLTPDEKLNYIKKDSIAKLKESKKYLDSLEKDNNKFSVGKLFIRGYSKNDRYDKRSLSFDPIWKSVFYNTVEGFAIKYGVTYRKDFEHRRSYSIRPELRYGFANQKLTGSLSGSYYYDPVKRATIGGSFGNGIFDLNNLGTMTPLGNTVNSLIYEKNYPKFYYKDFATIYTSRELASGLQGNLSADYSYNKSLSNSSSFKFFDAKDEEFTSNNPFSPNVEMPLFPNYSSFSATASLTYTMNQKYITRPDGKFYTESKFPRITLLYKKGFKNVLSSDIDYDFVKAEVYQDRIGLGLWGYTSFLVGAGKFLNNDKMFYPDFKHFAGNISTIFPPNIRKFQYLDFYQFSTKEQYFEAHLEHNFAGFFLNKVPLLRKLKLEEFVGGGYLSSPEKRNYKEFYFGIQRFILRASYGFAYDGSKKLTQGFRLSYGF, from the coding sequence ATGACCAAAATCTGCGCACTCATTATTCTTTGCTGCCTTTCGAATTTTGCATTTGCACAACATCATACCGTTTCAGGAATAATCAAGGATGTTAACGGACAGCCCGTGCCTTTTGCTTCGGTTTACCTGAAAAATACCACCACCGGTACTTCGGCTAATGTTGACGGGAAATACGCCATTAAGGTTGATAAAAAGGAATGTACGCTGATTTTTAGGGCTATTGGATTTAAACAACAAGAGCATATTGTTAAACTAACCGAAAACCTTTCGCTAAATGTTACTTTAACTTCTGAAAATTATACGCTCGATAATGTAACCATCAGGGCAAATGCCGAAGATCCCGCTTACGAGATTATCCGTCAGGCCATAAAAAAAAGGAAGGCACATTTAAATGAAGTGAAGGCGTTTACCTGCGATGTGTATATAAAAGGTGTACAACGATTAAAAGGCGCACCGAAAAAGTTTTTCGGTCAGGATATTCAAAAAATACTCGAGCTAGATACCAACAGGCGGGGCATCATTTATTTGTCCGAATCGCAAAGCAAGTTCAGCTTCAGGCGGCCTAACGATATCCACGAGGAAATGATTTCATCCAAAGTGGCGGGCCGGAACAATGCCTTTAGCTTTAACAAAGCTTCTGATTTAATCGTTAATTTTTATGATAATTACCTTTTAGAAAACACACTGAGCTCAAGGGGATTTATTTCTCCAATTGCAGATAATGCCCTGTTTTACTACAGGTATAAGCTTTTGGGCGAATCGCAGGAAAATGGCGAGCTGGTGCATAAAATACAGGTTATTCCGCGAAGAGAAAACGATCCGGTTTTTAGGGGTGTGATTTACATTATGGATAACAACTGGAGGATTTACAACACCGACCTGTTTTTAACAGAAAAGGCAGGAATCAATTTCATTGATACGCTGAACATTAACCAGGAATTTACGAAAGTTAAAGACGTTTATATGCCTACAACCGTGAATTACCAGTTTTCGGGTAATGTTTTAGGCTTTAAAATTGCAGGACATTATGTAGGTGTTTACAGCAATTACGAAATCGAACCCAAATTTCCGAAGAACTTTTTTAGTGGCGAAATCTTGAAGATTACTGAGTTGGTAAACAAAAAAGACTCAATTTACTGGACAAACAACCGGCCGATACCGCTTACGCCGGACGAAAAACTGAATTACATTAAAAAAGACAGCATTGCGAAGTTGAAAGAATCGAAAAAATACCTCGATTCGCTCGAAAAGGACAATAATAAATTCAGCGTGGGCAAACTATTTATTCGCGGTTACAGCAAAAACGATCGGTACGATAAAAGGTCGCTCTCTTTTGATCCGATTTGGAAATCGGTTTTTTACAACACTGTAGAGGGTTTTGCTATCAAATATGGCGTAACGTACCGTAAAGATTTTGAGCACAGAAGGTCGTATTCCATCCGGCCAGAGCTTAGATATGGTTTTGCTAATCAAAAATTAACCGGAAGCTTATCGGGCAGTTATTATTACGATCCTGTTAAAAGAGCCACCATCGGAGGGTCGTTTGGGAACGGTATCTTCGATCTGAATAATCTGGGCACGATGACTCCGCTCGGCAACACGGTGAACTCGTTAATTTACGAAAAGAATTATCCCAAGTTTTATTACAAAGATTTTGCAACGATTTACACCTCCCGCGAGCTGGCCTCTGGTTTGCAAGGTAACCTAAGTGCCGATTACAGCTATAACAAATCGTTGAGCAACAGCTCGAGCTTTAAGTTTTTTGATGCCAAAGACGAGGAATTCACATCGAACAACCCGTTTTCGCCAAATGTTGAAATGCCGCTGTTTCCTAACTACAGCTCATTTAGCGCAACGGCGAGCCTCACGTACACAATGAATCAGAAATACATCACCCGGCCCGACGGTAAATTTTATACAGAATCTAAATTTCCCCGAATTACCTTGTTGTATAAAAAAGGCTTTAAAAATGTTTTGAGCAGCGATATCGACTACGATTTTGTTAAGGCAGAGGTGTATCAGGATAGAATCGGACTAGGGCTTTGGGGCTACACCTCCTTTTTGGTAGGTGCGGGCAAGTTCCTTAATAACGATAAAATGTTTTACCCCGATTTTAAGCACTTTGCCGGTAATATTTCGACCATTTTTCCACCGAACATCAGAAAATTCCAATACCTCGATTTTTACCAGTTCAGTACCAAAGAGCAATATTTCGAGGCGCATTTAGAGCACAATTTCGCTGGCTTCTTTTTAAACAAGGTTCCATTACTCCGAAAACTAAAGCTTGAGGAGTTTGTGGGCGGCGGTTACTTATCCTCTCCAGAGAAAAGAAATTACAAAGAGTTTTACTTCGGCATTCAACGCTTTATTTTACGGGCAAGCTATGGTTTCGCTTATGATGGCTCGAAGAAATTAACACAAGGATTTAGGCTTAGCTATGGGTTTTAA
- the trhO gene encoding oxygen-dependent tRNA uridine(34) hydroxylase TrhO, translating into MKKYQTLLYYCYSYIAEAEQFAADHLQFCKSLGLTGRIIVADEGLNGTVSGTPEACEAYMKAVHADERFAKTEFKIDDVEEPSFIKMHCRYKSEIVHSGLRDTSIINPNEKTGKHLEPVDFMKMKDDEDVVILDVRSNYEHNLGKFKNAITLDIENFRDFPEQINQLAQYKDKKILTYCTGGIKCEKASALLLHHGFNDVYQLHGGIIKYGKEAGGKDFEGKCYVFDNRIAVDVNKVNPTIVSVCFNCGKTTPKMINCANPECNEHITQCDECGDKLQGCCSEPCTTNPRKRPYDGTGYYVKVPQPVGKTVEA; encoded by the coding sequence ATGAAAAAATATCAAACACTACTTTATTACTGCTACAGTTACATAGCAGAGGCAGAACAATTTGCTGCCGATCACCTTCAATTTTGTAAATCGCTTGGACTTACGGGCCGAATTATCGTAGCCGACGAAGGTTTAAACGGAACCGTTTCGGGTACTCCTGAGGCTTGCGAGGCTTACATGAAAGCCGTTCATGCCGATGAAAGGTTTGCAAAAACGGAATTTAAAATTGATGATGTTGAGGAGCCGTCGTTCATTAAAATGCACTGCAGGTACAAATCTGAAATTGTGCACTCGGGCTTAAGAGATACCTCGATCATCAATCCGAACGAAAAAACGGGTAAACACCTTGAGCCGGTCGATTTCATGAAAATGAAAGACGATGAAGATGTAGTTATTTTAGATGTTCGGTCAAATTACGAACATAACCTCGGCAAATTTAAAAATGCAATTACTTTAGACATTGAGAATTTCCGCGATTTTCCTGAGCAAATCAATCAACTTGCCCAATATAAAGACAAGAAAATATTAACTTATTGCACCGGTGGCATCAAATGCGAAAAAGCTTCTGCCCTATTGCTTCATCACGGTTTTAATGATGTATATCAATTGCATGGTGGCATTATAAAATACGGAAAGGAAGCCGGCGGAAAAGATTTCGAGGGCAAATGTTACGTTTTCGATAACCGAATTGCGGTGGATGTGAACAAGGTGAACCCAACAATCGTTTCAGTATGCTTTAATTGCGGCAAAACCACGCCAAAAATGATAAATTGTGCCAATCCCGAGTGTAATGAGCACATTACGCAGTGCGATGAATGCGGCGACAAGTTGCAAGGCTGCTGTTCAGAACCCTGTACCACCAACCCTCGCAAACGTCCTTACGATGGTACCGGCTACTATGTTAAGGTTCCGCAACCAGTGGGCAAAACCGTTGAAGCATAG
- the kbl gene encoding glycine C-acetyltransferase, which produces MYKTLQPVLQKELEEIENAGLFKRERVIVTPQGADIKVSGGAEVINFCANNYLGLSSHPKVIEAAKKAIDDHGYGMSSVRFICGTQDVHKELEAKISKFLGTEDTILYAAAFDANGGVFEPLFNAEDAIISDELNHASIIDGVRLCKAQRFRYKNADMEDLEKQLIAAKDCRHRIIVTDGAFSMDGSVAPLDKIADLADKYEALIMIDESHCTGFIGKNGRGTHEHFNVMDRIDIITGTLGKALGGASGGFTSGKKEIIDMLRQRSRPYLFSNTLAPAIAGASIAVLDMLSETTSLRDKLESNTKYFREKMTEAGFDIKPGFHPIVPVMLYDAKIAQAFAAKMLDEGIYVIGFFYPVVPQGKARIRVQLSAGHEQHHLDKAIAAFTKVGKELGVI; this is translated from the coding sequence ATGTATAAAACACTACAGCCCGTTCTGCAAAAAGAACTCGAAGAAATAGAAAACGCCGGATTATTTAAACGCGAAAGAGTAATTGTAACGCCTCAGGGGGCCGACATTAAGGTGAGTGGTGGGGCAGAAGTGATCAACTTTTGCGCTAACAATTATTTGGGGCTTTCGTCTCATCCAAAAGTGATCGAAGCGGCAAAAAAGGCAATAGACGATCATGGTTATGGCATGTCTTCAGTACGTTTTATTTGCGGAACGCAGGATGTACACAAAGAACTGGAGGCTAAAATATCGAAATTTCTGGGTACCGAGGATACGATTTTATATGCCGCTGCTTTTGATGCAAACGGAGGCGTTTTCGAACCGCTCTTTAATGCCGAAGATGCAATCATTTCTGATGAGCTGAACCATGCTTCGATTATTGATGGGGTTAGACTTTGCAAAGCGCAACGCTTTCGTTATAAAAATGCGGATATGGAAGACCTTGAAAAGCAGTTGATTGCCGCTAAGGATTGCCGCCACAGAATTATTGTTACCGATGGTGCTTTCTCTATGGATGGCTCAGTTGCACCTTTAGATAAAATTGCTGATTTGGCCGATAAATACGAAGCATTGATTATGATTGATGAATCGCACTGTACAGGTTTTATAGGTAAAAACGGACGCGGAACGCATGAGCATTTTAATGTAATGGATCGCATCGATATTATTACCGGTACGCTGGGCAAAGCATTGGGCGGTGCTTCAGGAGGCTTTACTTCTGGCAAAAAAGAAATTATCGATATGCTTCGCCAGCGCTCACGCCCGTATTTATTTTCGAATACTTTGGCTCCGGCAATTGCAGGTGCCTCAATTGCAGTATTGGATATGTTAAGCGAGACTACTTCGTTAAGAGATAAATTGGAAAGCAATACAAAATACTTCCGCGAGAAAATGACTGAGGCCGGTTTTGATATCAAGCCCGGGTTCCACCCAATTGTTCCGGTGATGCTTTATGATGCCAAGATTGCCCAGGCCTTTGCAGCGAAAATGCTCGACGAAGGAATTTATGTAATTGGATTTTTCTATCCTGTTGTGCCTCAGGGTAAAGCAAGAATCCGCGTGCAGTTATCCGCCGGACATGAGCAACATCACTTAGATAAGGCTATTGCGGCATTTACTAAGGTTGGTAAGGAGCTTGGCGTAATTTAA
- a CDS encoding Rieske (2Fe-2S) protein: MTKYFYSLLCVLLLSAGCGKEQNYIPEVAVNYNVTLTEFSLKATNNVLLVPNNGVAGLVIVKTPLGGFVAFDRCSSVNPEKGCKITPDESGLTATDPCSGAKFSLLDGSPQKAPAERSLKTYTITLQGNTLLHVSN; this comes from the coding sequence ATGACAAAGTATTTTTACAGCTTGTTGTGCGTTCTTCTCCTTTCTGCAGGTTGCGGAAAAGAGCAGAACTATATCCCGGAAGTAGCTGTAAACTACAATGTTACTTTAACCGAGTTCAGCTTAAAAGCCACAAACAATGTGTTGCTTGTGCCCAATAACGGCGTAGCGGGCCTGGTTATTGTTAAAACTCCGCTTGGTGGCTTTGTTGCGTTCGATCGTTGCAGCTCTGTTAATCCGGAAAAGGGGTGTAAGATAACGCCAGACGAAAGCGGCTTAACGGCTACCGATCCTTGCTCGGGGGCGAAATTTTCGTTGCTTGATGGCAGCCCGCAAAAAGCACCCGCCGAAAGGAGTCTGAAAACCTACACCATTACCCTGCAAGGTAATACCTTATTACACGTAAGCAACTAG
- a CDS encoding YdeI/OmpD-associated family protein, with translation MNPKVDFYFNKENKWQTEIRALRTIVLDCGLTEELKWGVPCYMLEKSNVVLIHDFKEYCALLFFKGALLNNADGMLIQQTENVQAARQIRFTSLDEITSSTANIKAHIFEAIEVEKAGLKVELKKTKEFAMPEEFQKHLNENTTLRNAFYTLTPGRQRAYLLHFDAAKQSKTREARIEKCTPQILAGKGLND, from the coding sequence ATGAATCCCAAAGTCGATTTTTACTTCAACAAGGAGAACAAATGGCAAACAGAAATTCGAGCGCTTAGAACAATTGTTCTCGATTGTGGCTTAACCGAAGAATTGAAATGGGGCGTTCCCTGTTACATGCTCGAAAAATCCAATGTTGTTTTAATACACGATTTTAAGGAGTACTGTGCACTTTTATTTTTCAAGGGCGCTTTGTTAAATAATGCCGATGGAATGCTGATTCAGCAAACCGAAAATGTACAGGCGGCCCGTCAAATTCGGTTTACCAGCCTTGATGAGATTACCAGTTCGACGGCAAATATAAAAGCACACATTTTTGAAGCAATTGAGGTAGAAAAAGCTGGTTTAAAGGTCGAGTTAAAGAAAACGAAAGAATTTGCGATGCCTGAAGAATTTCAAAAGCATCTGAACGAAAACACAACCTTGAGAAATGCTTTCTATACCCTTACACCTGGCCGGCAGCGGGCTTATTTGTTACATTTCGACGCAGCAAAGCAATCAAAAACCAGAGAGGCGAGAATTGAAAAGTGCACGCCGCAAATACTTGCCGGCAAAGGGCTAAATGACTAA
- a CDS encoding cupin domain-containing protein has product MKNTISLFAALLCIFILTETKAQTADTTKYILQNDTEVAKKEPGTHNGGGETIGYNFFGKAKNLKTAFRKRILKPGSSIGYHYQREDEIYYVLSGNGVMQMNGKSFAVKPGDAILTRPGSSHGIAPNKDNDLIILIVYEKK; this is encoded by the coding sequence ATGAAAAACACTATCTCCCTATTTGCAGCACTTTTATGCATTTTTATACTTACTGAAACGAAGGCCCAAACGGCCGATACCACGAAATACATTTTGCAAAATGATACCGAAGTTGCAAAAAAAGAGCCGGGAACACACAACGGTGGTGGCGAAACCATTGGATATAATTTCTTCGGCAAGGCGAAAAATCTTAAAACAGCGTTTAGGAAGCGAATTTTAAAGCCGGGCTCGTCAATAGGCTATCATTATCAAAGAGAAGACGAGATTTATTATGTACTAAGCGGAAACGGTGTGATGCAGATGAACGGAAAAAGCTTTGCTGTAAAGCCCGGCGATGCCATTTTAACCCGCCCCGGCAGTTCGCACGGCATTGCACCAAACAAGGATAACGACTTGATAATCCTCATTGTTTATGAAAAGAAATAA
- the pheS gene encoding phenylalanine--tRNA ligase subunit alpha, whose amino-acid sequence MLQDKIAQYSEKINAFVTEKADELEQFRIKYLGSKGIIKEIFEEFKTVSVEEKRSLGKVLNEFKQLAESKYQTLKEASEATEAQASVNEQDLTLPGEGFEIGSRHPLALVRREIVEIFAKLGFTVAEGPEIEDDWHNFSALNFPEEHPARDMQDTFFIKKGGEKGDIALRTHTSSVQVRMMEQGQPPFRAIMPGRVYRNEAISARAHCFFHQVEGLYVDENVSFADLKQTLFYFVQELYGEGTKVRFRPSYFPFTEPSAEMDISCTICKGAGCPLCKYSGWVEILGCGMVDPNVLENCGIDAKKYSGFAFGMGIERIANLKYEIKDLRLFSENDVRFLKQYKSALI is encoded by the coding sequence ATGTTACAGGATAAAATAGCACAATACTCGGAGAAGATAAACGCATTCGTAACCGAAAAAGCGGATGAATTAGAGCAATTCCGTATAAAATATCTGGGAAGCAAAGGAATTATCAAAGAGATTTTTGAGGAGTTCAAAACTGTTTCTGTAGAAGAAAAAAGATCATTGGGCAAGGTTTTGAATGAGTTTAAGCAACTTGCCGAATCAAAATATCAAACTTTAAAGGAAGCTTCTGAAGCTACAGAAGCGCAAGCTTCGGTAAACGAGCAAGATCTGACCTTGCCGGGCGAGGGTTTTGAGATCGGTTCCCGTCATCCGTTGGCCCTGGTGCGCCGCGAAATTGTCGAGATTTTTGCTAAACTGGGTTTCACAGTAGCCGAAGGGCCCGAAATAGAAGACGATTGGCACAACTTCTCGGCGTTGAACTTCCCCGAAGAACATCCTGCAAGAGACATGCAAGACACGTTTTTTATTAAAAAAGGAGGCGAAAAAGGCGATATCGCTTTGCGCACGCATACTTCCTCGGTTCAAGTGCGCATGATGGAACAGGGCCAGCCCCCTTTCAGGGCAATTATGCCAGGCCGTGTTTATCGTAACGAGGCCATTTCGGCTCGTGCACACTGCTTTTTCCACCAGGTTGAAGGATTATACGTTGATGAAAATGTATCGTTCGCAGATTTGAAGCAAACCTTGTTTTATTTTGTTCAGGAACTGTATGGCGAAGGTACCAAAGTGCGTTTTCGCCCATCGTACTTCCCATTTACCGAACCATCGGCCGAAATGGATATCTCGTGCACCATTTGCAAAGGCGCCGGTTGCCCTTTATGTAAATACAGTGGCTGGGTAGAAATTTTGGGCTGCGGCATGGTAGATCCGAACGTTTTAGAAAATTGTGGAATCGACGCTAAAAAATACAGCGGTTTTGCGTTTGGTATGGGCATAGAGCGCATTGCGAACCTAAAATACGAAATTAAGGATTTACGCCTCTTCTCAGAAAACGATGTCCGGTTCCTTAAACAGTACAAATCTGCCTTGATATAA
- a CDS encoding ABC transporter permease — translation MNTGNSKSLSGDLGVKNSGAPSGPGRYSHTKATLALAKASFRSITRSPSAVVFTLAFPLIFILVFGFLGGGGTRIDVGITPGSDVNNPVIEMLDKTGMIRLVKDKSKADFDKLLEKGNVDAMIDIHKKSNSVAYSVNVVYTSASRDKGGILKSVLNNIFYDKTLKPTVAEIKETTVVGREYRTIDFILPGQLGFSLLSTGVFGTAFVFLSLRQTLVIKRFFATPVRRSSIIIGEGIARIGFALIGALFIILIGHFFFHFTLVHGLLTVVDMLILAILGIIVFMGFGFIISGVAKNESMVPPISNIVTLPQFLLSGTFFSIEAFPNWLQPISRALPLTYLNDAMRKVAFEGVGLWDVKFQIMILLLWGIGIYAVAVKVFKWE, via the coding sequence ATGAATACAGGAAATTCAAAGTCCCTTTCAGGGGATTTAGGGGTTAAAAATTCAGGTGCCCCATCAGGGCCTGGGCGTTACAGCCATACAAAAGCCACATTGGCCCTTGCCAAAGCGAGTTTTCGTTCTATTACCAGAAGCCCCTCGGCGGTAGTATTTACACTGGCCTTCCCCTTGATTTTTATTTTGGTATTTGGCTTTTTGGGCGGCGGCGGCACGCGTATTGATGTTGGCATTACGCCGGGTTCTGATGTAAATAACCCTGTAATTGAAATGCTCGATAAAACCGGCATGATCAGGTTGGTTAAAGATAAATCGAAGGCCGATTTTGATAAGTTACTGGAAAAAGGCAACGTAGATGCGATGATCGACATCCATAAAAAATCAAATTCTGTTGCTTACAGCGTAAATGTGGTGTATACATCGGCCTCAAGAGATAAAGGCGGCATTTTAAAATCGGTACTCAACAATATTTTTTACGATAAAACGCTAAAACCAACCGTTGCCGAAATTAAGGAAACTACAGTTGTTGGCCGCGAGTACAGAACAATCGATTTCATTTTGCCCGGTCAGTTGGGCTTCTCCTTACTAAGTACGGGCGTATTCGGAACGGCTTTTGTGTTTTTGAGTCTTCGCCAAACCTTGGTTATCAAACGTTTTTTTGCAACCCCCGTTAGGCGCTCGAGCATTATTATCGGCGAAGGCATCGCAAGAATTGGTTTTGCGTTAATCGGAGCACTCTTCATCATCTTAATCGGACATTTCTTTTTTCATTTTACCCTCGTCCACGGCCTATTAACCGTCGTCGATATGCTCATATTGGCCATACTGGGAATTATCGTTTTTATGGGTTTCGGTTTTATTATTTCAGGCGTAGCCAAAAACGAAAGTATGGTTCCCCCGATTTCGAACATCGTAACATTGCCGCAGTTTTTACTTTCGGGGACATTTTTTTCAATTGAAGCTTTCCCAAACTGGTTACAGCCAATAAGCAGAGCTTTGCCCCTAACCTATTTAAACGACGCCATGAGAAAGGTGGCTTTTGAGGGCGTTGGATTATGGGACGTAAAATTCCAGATCATGATTCTGCTGCTTTGGGGCATCGGAATATACGCCGTTGCTGTAAAGGTATTTAAATGGGAGTAA
- a CDS encoding XAC2610-related protein: protein MKALILFCLSLSALYSSAQYKFLANNCSNQYDVKVFVANCESRMCGGKATLILYDKITGKEIETFHSLDLDFNLTDKQNEKLGWIELGKYQSPLVFGDFNFDGYEDMAIRNGSNGAYSSPSFDVYLSAANQKFELNAELTKLASENLGMFDVDKKRKELVIHLKSGCCYQQSISYQFFSKNKLTEVSSVIEDSSIGDDVTVITRRLIDGKMQKKVEKFKIKDYYTDN, encoded by the coding sequence ATGAAAGCGCTGATCCTTTTCTGCTTATCACTTTCTGCCCTATACTCGAGTGCGCAATACAAATTTTTGGCCAACAACTGTTCAAATCAATACGATGTAAAGGTGTTTGTTGCCAATTGTGAAAGCAGAATGTGCGGCGGAAAGGCAACATTGATCCTGTATGACAAAATTACCGGCAAGGAAATTGAAACGTTTCATTCGCTCGATTTAGATTTTAACCTGACTGATAAGCAAAATGAAAAGTTGGGTTGGATTGAGCTCGGCAAGTATCAAAGCCCTTTGGTGTTTGGAGATTTCAACTTCGACGGTTACGAAGACATGGCCATTAGAAATGGTAGCAATGGCGCCTACTCAAGTCCATCATTCGATGTGTACCTAAGCGCAGCAAACCAAAAATTCGAATTAAATGCCGAGTTAACCAAGCTGGCAAGCGAAAACCTAGGCATGTTCGATGTAGATAAAAAACGAAAGGAGCTCGTTATACATTTAAAGAGTGGCTGCTGCTACCAACAAAGTATCAGTTACCAATTCTTCTCAAAAAACAAGTTAACCGAAGTTTCGTCTGTTATTGAAGATTCGAGTATAGGCGACGACGTTACGGTAATTACCAGACGATTGATTGACGGTAAAATGCAAAAAAAGGTAGAAAAATTTAAGATAAAGGATTATTACACGGATAATTAA